One Chionomys nivalis chromosome 15, mChiNiv1.1, whole genome shotgun sequence genomic window, gccttggagagctcccaatagatcagttccactgtcacagtgggtgggtgcacgcctcgtggtcctgatttccttgctcatgttctccctccttctgctcctcatttggaccttaagagctcagaccgttgctccaaattgggtctctgtctctctctcgatccatcgccagatgaaagttcctgtgccattctccttggcctctcatcagctctcattgtccaccacattcagagagtccggttttatcccatgtttttttcagtagcagtccagctggccttggtgagctcccaatagatcggcccccctgtctcagtggttgggtgcacccctcatggtcctgacttccttgttcatgttctctctccttctgctcctcattataaccttgggagctcagtccagtgctccagtgtgggtctctgtctctatctccatccatcgctagatgaaggttctatggcgatatgcaagatattcatcagtatgattataggataggttcatttcaggttccctatcctcaggtgccccaatgaactaactggggacattgccctgggcatctggtagccattccaggttcaagtctcttgccaaaccttaggtggctcccttaactaaggtatgagtttccctgctccccaatccaaccttcctttaaccctaatcaccccaattcccctagttcccctcttcctctccttcacacttttctctccccatctcccctcatccccatcccaccccaccccccaagattccaattttttgcccatcaatcttgtctatttcccatagctgggaggctatctatatgtttttccttgggtttaccctcttgtttagcttctttaggatcacaaattatagactcagtggcccctatccatggctagaaaccaattatgagtgagtacatcgcatgatcttctttttgggtctgggttacctcactcaggatcgtattttctatttccatccatttgcatgcaaaattcgagaagtcattgttttttatcgcagagtagtactctaaggtatatatattccacactttcttcatccattcttctattgaagggcatctaggttgcttccaggttctggctattacaaataatgctgctatgaacatagttggacaaatgcttttgtcatatgatagggcatctcttgggtatattcccaagagtgctattgctgggtccaggggtaggttgatcccaatttttctgagaaaccgccacactgatttccaaagtggttgcacaagtttgcagtcccaccagcaatggatgagggtacccctttctccacaacctctccagcaaaggctatccttggtgtttttgattttagccattctgacaggtgtaagatgatatctcaaagttgttttgatttgcatttctctgatcgctaaggaggttgagcatgaccttaagtatcttttggccattttaacttcttctgatgagaattttttttttgaaagcttgACAATGGTTGATACGGTAATAAATTATTGCTATCTAAACTCTAAATTGCATATTTTGTTTAGAtaattttctgtcatttgttgtcCTTTCTGTGAATGTGtagaatttactttttaaattttctatttatttttactctgttTATTCTGTTAATATGTTTTTATGAGTATGTGCAAGTATATATGCATTGTGTATACTACATAGAGACCAAAGGGAGACATGGAACACTCCccactcctatttttttttttttgaggcagggttctctgtgtagccctgactgtcctggaactcactctgtagaccagtctggtcttaaactcagagatctgcttgtctctaccactggagtgctggatttaaaggtgtgtaccatcaccatCTGCAAGCTTCCTCTTCTTTAAGCCCCATCTTGttctcttgagatagggtctcttactgaacctgagcTAACCTAGcatccagcaagccccagtgattctcttgtctctactCCCACAATGCTGGAgtactgtttttttatttttcaagctcACTTTAGTTGGTTTCATGGACAGGCATTAACTGTGTACTCATCACAACACATTGCCTGGCTATCCGTACCATTACTTTACAAACCACTTTCAGCATGTTATTGAAAGCTACAGTGTGAATGTCTCATATGACCCAACACTGACAGAATCACTGAAAATGCTAATTTTCTGCTTCATTCTTGACCATGGATCTTCATGTTTCTTAAAATCCTAATACAAGCACTTAATTGCATGGGATTATTTTATGACTCTTATCTCCTCTGTTTAGCTGTGTCTTTCTCCAAAACCTGAAGTCCTCTGCAGAAGTGAGTCCAGCCCTTCAGAGCCACTGTGGACTTCCAGAAGCCATGGTAATAGACCCCGCCCCTTCTCTGACTCTGCAGAGTATGATCCCATGATTGAACACTGTTTTGATGAGCAATTGCCAATTGTAAATGtatcataattaaataaattctaaAGCTATCTAATAAGCACTAGCAAGTGATAAATGCACACAGGAACTTCGGGTAGACAAGGGACACACACTAACTAGCTTCGTGAAACGCACAGCCAACCCCTTCTCCTATGAGAAGtctgttttgaaattcttttagAAATTCTTACTTCTGTTAACATCCAGACTAACTGGACCCCCTCTTTGATCACTGGAGGGCAGTAGGTTTGGCTTCTTAACTTCTCTTGGGATTCGcaggcaagttttattttgtttagttgcAATTATTTTGGGACAAGTTCTCCCTGTGTAACCTAAACTGACTTTGAACTTACTGTGTTCAAATCCAAGACTGGCTGTGAACTTATGATTTTCCTgactcaaccttccaaatgctggaattacaattgtgtgccaccattcctatTTAACTTCTGTTCATACTGCAATTCAAGAGATCAAACTCAAGGTCTTGTGTGAGCTAGGCAAGCAATCTATGTGTGAGCTGTATCCCTGGTCTCCAGACATGTTTCTTTAACACATTCAAATAAATGCTCAGTAAAATCATGAAGTCAGAAGATGATCTGACCCCAGATGCTTCTCTGATACAATCTCACTGTCAGTTCTTTGCTGATACAAACCACCTCACGTTGTCGTAATGAGTACGTGGTTTCTCATCCCACAGAAAGAGaacaaagctgggcatggtggtacatgtctgtaaaaCAGCAGTCTGGGATCTGAGGCAGGAAAACTGTCAGGCATTCAACATTATGCTAGACAATAGTATAAGACAccacctcaaaaaccaaaacaaacaccaacaaagtaACAGAAGAAGagtagaggaaaagaaaacagcacaGCGATTTGGGGTTCACATAATAAAAATCTTATATTTGGAAATTAGAAAATGGTACTACAAGTgcaggggatgtagctcagttattAGATgttcaccaacacacacacacaatcttcaaCACTGAACAAAACTAAGAATGGAGAAGCATGTTTGGAGtcccagaaaatgaaaaaaaaaaaaaaaaaggacaatgaAGCCTGGGGTGTGGGAGGCACATGATTATAATACCAGAtttaggaaactgaggaaggaggatgaagAGTTCAGCGCTACCCTGGGCAACATATGGAATTCCAGAACCGCCTATACCACATGAGACTCtctaaacatgaaacaaaaccccacaaaagtgtgtgtgtgtgtgtgtgtgtgtgtgtgataacctTTCTGCTTCCCAGCGTTGATATGAAACATGCAGTTGCTAATGACAAAGGATACAGGCAATACTTAATGATTTTAGTGGGACCATTCTTGTTCTAGACGCTACAATTTTGATTACCCCCATAGCACTCACCCATAGAGAGGATGTATGCACCATCTAGGAACACACTCTTACAGATGTGTGAGATTTACTCTTTCACATCTGGAGCACTCTTCCTTCAATCAACACCGGGTGTAGGCTGTGTTTAGAAGATGTTGGGTTTTGATTGATTGTATTATCAATTTGGTTGATAATATTGATTATATTATCAGTGATAACATAATATCCAAACTTGATTTAACACCCAGTTTTGATTTAATAACGGATTCTTGTTCAAAGGACAGCACAGGGAAAAGCAATCATGAGGACCCAGTGGCAGTTCCCTCCACCATGGCCGGTAAGCACTGGAAAGCAGCATGGGATTCTGTGTGTTTGTACCTAGGAATTTGAGAGGAAAGTGTATTTGTGATTGTCCAGGGAGCTCTAGAGAGGAGAGCACAGACACGGAGAGTACTGTGGAGGAGAGAGTGTCAGCATTCCTGTGACATCTTGAGAATTAAGGATGAATGGCACAGTCCTTGTGTCAGGACCCAACCAGGCAGCGTTAAAGGCCTCAAGCAGCAAGCTGGTTTCCTGAGATCTTCAATGGGAAATTAGAATGCCAATAATTCGGAGTTCCTAATAAGTACACATGTTTAAGTCCCCAGGTCAAATAGGGCCTTGACACATGATCCCACATTTTGGTACTGGGAATAGGTCTGATATGATACCAAGGGCAGCTCATGGGCGGTTCATCCACAGCAGACAGGCAGGATCAAATAGCAGAGCTAACATCATTGCATCAGGATTGCCAGACTTTGATAGGCATTGTGgcatattcctttaatcccaacactcgggaggtatatgcaggcagatctctgagtttgaggccagtctggtctacagagctaggtccaggacagccggggATACACTGGGAAGAcatgcctcaaaaagaaaaaaaaaagattgtcagACTTCAATGTGTTTTCTGCTgtgcctccctcctctccacagACCTGGCTTTCAGGGAAGCCCAGTGGCTTCAAGAGGCAAAGAATCTGAGTGAGCGGCTGAGAGGAGCCTACACCAAAGCTACTTTCCGCCACATGGATTTGCCAGAGGTGTGTTCCAGCCTAGGCACTGACCACTTGCTTGGGTGTGATCTGTCCATTGTCTCAAAGCACATCAGCAGGCCAGTGCAAGAGGCTATGATGCTTCCTGAGGTCTTCACCAACCTCAGCTCTgtcatgtgtgtggagggggagacCGGCAGTGGGAAGACAACCTTCCTGAAGAAAACAGCTTTCCTCTGGGCATCAGGATGCTGTCCCCTGCTGAACAGGTTCCAACTGGTCTTCTACATCTCCCTGAGGTCCACCAGACCAGACCAGGGGCTGGCCGACATCATCGGTGCCCAActccttgaggcaggaggatgcatTAGTGAAGTGTGCCTGAGCAGCAGCATCCAGCAGCTAAGGCACCAGGTGCTGTTCCTATTGGATGACTACCGTGGGATGGACTCACTGCCCCAAGCCATACAAACACTGATTACAAAAAACTACTTGTCACGAACCTGCCTATTGATCGCTGTCCATACAAACAAGGCCAGGGCCATCCGCCCATACCTAGATACAATATTAGAGATCCAAGAGTTTCCTTTCTATAATACTGTCTCTGTACTAAGGAAGTTCTTCTCACATAATATAATCCGTGtgcgaaagtttataaattactttggaaagaatgtggaTTTGCAGGGAATTCACAAAACCCCCCTCTTTGTGGCAGCAGTCTGTGCTGACTGGTTTCAAAATCCTTCTCACCAGTCCTTTCACGATGTGGCAGTTTTCAAGTCCTATATGAAATACCTTTCCTTACAGCACAAGGCTACACCTGAGCCTCTCAAGGCCACTGTGTCCTCGtgtggccagctggccttgagaggacttttctcatcttgctttgaGTTCAGTAGTGAGGACCTCACAGAAGCAGGAGTCGATGAAGATGAAGATCTGACCACCTGCCTGATGAGTAAATTCACAGCCCAGAGACTGAGCCCAGTCTATCGGTTCCTAAGTCCTTTGTTCCAAGAATTTCTTGCTGCCATGAGGCTGACTGAACTCCTGagttcagaaagaaaggaagaccaAGATCTGGGACTTGATTATTTGAGACAGATTAACTCACCCTTGAAGGCTATGGGTGTGTACAACAATTTTTTGCAGTATGTCTCCAGCCACCCTTCATCAAAGGCAGCGCCAATGGTTGTGTCCCACTTGCTTCAGTTGGTGGATGGTAAAGAGTCGCTGGAGAACATGTCTGAAGATGAGGATTGCGGGAAGCTCCATCCAGAAACTTCTGAGAGAATGCAGTTGATTAGGGGATTGTGGAAGTTATTTCCtgagtctttcttttccttcatctcaGAACATCTACTGAGTGTTGCTCTAAACTTCGCTTATGAGAGCAAGGCCGTCGCTACATGTTCTCCATTTATTCTGCAATTCCTTCGAGGGAGAACACTGTCTTTGAATTGTCTGAATTTTCAGTACTTTCGGGACTACCCAGAAAGTCTACTGTTACTGAATAGTATTAAGGTCTCCATAAGTGGAAATAGCAGGGTAAAGGCAATAGATTTTTCACTCATGGAAAAATGTTTTGCCAAAGTACAGCCACCAACTATTGATGAGGACTATGCCTCTGCCTTTCAACCTGTGAGTGAATGTGAGAAAAATTTAGCTGAAAAAGAGGAGATAATAAAAAACTATGTGGATATCCAACACCAGGCTCCACCCAACATCGGTGCTGGCTATTGGAAACTGTCACCCAAACGGTACAAGATCCCTAGGCTGGAAGCTGCAGTGGCCAACATGGGTCCCGCAGACCAAGCGCTGCTCCGTGTCCTGATGGAGGTCTTCTCAGCATCACAGAATGTTGAACTCCTTTTGAACCACAGCAGTGGCTTTCTTGAAAGCATCCGCCCTGCTCTGGAGCTGCATAAGTCCTCTGTCACCAAGTGCTCCATGTGTGGACTGGAGCTCAGCGCAGCAGAACAGGAGCTGCTTCTTACCCTGCCTGCCCTGCAGTCTCTTGAGGTCTCAGGAACAAACCAGTTACCAGGTAACCCTGAGTGTCACGTAACCATTCTGGTTGACACCGTGTTTTCTTGTTCTGAGTTTTAGATGAATAAAACTTCTCAGGCACAAGGTCATAAATATGTCTTGATAGAAGAGATCTGATCACTTTCACTGTTCGGGGCAGTGTATAAACCAGTGACAGACCCTAAATCCTAGAATGGGTTTCACATAATTCCAGCAGAGTTGGCTTAACACTGACATCAGTATTACGTTGCTTGAGGGGCTTTTACAGGTGTTTAAATCACTCGTTATTAGTAAATGGTGCACTCTGTGTGAGATGAGGCTGGAAAATCGTCTGTTCCTCGGCTATCAAAGTAGGAGGGTGTTTAGCTTCTCCACAAAAAAGGAATTCAATAGTGGGAACAATAAAGTCTtacttaggtttctgttgctatcCTCAAACATTTTGACCAGAAGCCACTTGAAGGAGGCAAGGGTTTTCCCACCTTATAGCTTCCAGATCAcctagtccatcactgaaggctgccatggcaggaactcaggcaggaagctggaggcagagatGAGACCAGGGAGACATGTTGCGTGCTGGCTTCCTTCCATGGCTACTTTTACAGCTGACTTCTTATTCATCTCTGGCCCACTAGCCCAGGGGTACTGTCCCcactgagctgggccctccctcaaCTGTCATTATTCAAGACGATACCTTACAGACTGGCCCACAGGGAACCTGATGGGGTCATTTTCTAAACTGAGGCTCCTCTTCCGATAATTCTAACTTATTTCAAGTTGACAGAAACCAACCAGGCAAAAATTTCTCCTCTTAATTGTCTCTTCTTTTAAGTAATATATAATAGTTTTCAGTACAGACTTTACCTTTTATTAGTTTATAAGTACTTATGAGTTTTGATAATGcttggtttttaaattattttataatcataaCTAATCcaatcttttgtttttaactatctGTTACATGCTTTGGAATGCTTTGCTTGTCTATATCtgtgttttacatttttcaattgtgcaaggtgcctgtgtgtgtgtgtgtgtgtgtgtgtgtgtgtgtgtgtttgcaaatgTGTGCTTCGGCACATGACCATGCCACAGCATGTATCTGGAGGTGAAGGGACAAGTCAGGATTGCCATCTTCCCTTCCACCATGCGAGGCTGGCAGGCTTAGAACAAGTGCTTTTTCTCCTGGAGTCATATCCCTGTGCCACACCCTACTCCTGCGTAGGAGAAGGTCTCATATAGTGTAGGCTATCTGTGAATTCGTTGTGTCCTTAATTATTACCTTGAACTGCCTGAGCCTTTTACTGCCAAGTCTTGAATgtcagattacaggcatgctccaaTATCTGGTCTCTGAGaaaataaagctatttttgatTCTGATAATAAATATCATCCCATAGATTCAAAAAGGACATTGCTTGCCTTGTGTAAAATAGAGACAAGGCAGGGCTGGCATGTCACTTGGTCAGTAGGGTGCTTCCCTATAACGCACAGAGCCCTGTGTTCGATCGGCGGCCCTGCATGAGCTGAGCGTGGTGATAAGTGTATAGTCTGAGCACTCGGAACCATAAGAGGGTCAGGACTTCTGTAGTCAATAGCGTTCCACTGGGTGTGGGTATGTGGGTGTATCATTGCGTGTGTTCCATTGGGTGTGGGTATGTGGGTGTATCATTGTGTATTTTCCACTGGGTGTGGGTATGTGGGTGTATCATTGTGTATTTTCCACTGGGTGTGGGCATGTGGGTGTATCATTGTGTGTGTTCCATTCTGCTTATCCTCACAGCCATTGATGAACTCTGGTCGTTTCCATTTTCTGAGTATTATGAGGAATAATGATCATTTGGGTTAAAAACATCTGTGTGACCCCTGATCTCAGTTGTCTTGGGTATATTCTAGTGGTAGAATTGCCTGTTTATATGGCTagtcttgtgttttgagacaaggtctccctttATAGCCTAGGCTATCTCCTCACATCTGCCTTCCACCCCTGTACTCCCGCCcccataaataaaacatttaggagaaaaaagggaaaaaaaaacagaaaatttaaaaatattgtcatgaaagctgcagtgtgacacagtgagtcacactgtcaacccctttgtccatatatctttacttgcaggTGTTTGTTGCAGAAAGTCATTGGTCTGGTGtaggcagaatttctctgtaacTGCTCAGCTGCTCCCAAGTAACCACCCAGAGActcattaattataaaagttcggccgaggggctggagagatggctcagtggttaagagcattacctgctcttccagaggtcctgagttcaattcccagcaaccacatggtggctcacaaccatctgtaatgagatctggtgccctcttctggcctgcaggcatacatgcagacaggatattgtacacataataaataaataaataaatattaaaaaaaaccataaaagttCAGCCGATAGCTTAGGCATGTTActaagtagctcttacaacttaaattaacccatttcaatcaATTACATGCTACCACGTGGCTCATTGCTTATTGCCTCATTTTGTACATATCttgttccctctgcatctggctggtgactcctttgactctacccttcttctttccagcattctctctgcccccaaaatccTGCTTAGCTATCaaccaatcagctttttattaacattaAGAGCAATTCATATTTGCAGTCtcgtttgaggcctctggtttctactgtACTACGGATTCCAGGTCTTTACTAGGACTCTTCCTGGGTGACCTGCTggtgtcctgtgtcatggagatcctacaACTTAAGGTCTGCAAGTCAGCTTCCTTCATGTGCTCTAGCaggtcacagatggggtggatgttggggctGCCCAAGTTCTAGccctggatctgggcctgggAAGCTGTAAGGCTCTTCTGCCAGATGAGAAATGGGGCTAGTTCTCCCATGATTATAACTTCAGGGCTAGTTCATCCACACCACCACTTACAGGGTTGGCTCTCCTACATGACCACAAGGTCATCTCTCCTACCTGCCCAGGCATTGATTTTCGCTCTTATATTTGTCATTAATTCATTCTGAGTTATCTTTTATGAGTTGGAAGCAAGAACCTAGCTGTGTCCTTTTTCTTGTGCAAAGCCATTTGTTCTCACACTGGTGGCTGGGGAGGTGTTGAAGGGATCCCTCCAGTTGCCATACAGGGAAGCTGACTATGAGAAGAGATAAGAATGAAAACCCCATCAGCATGGATCAGACTTAGGGAGTCTAATAACAGGCAGTTTATTCCCAACGataatttgtcaaaaaaaaaaaaagttttctggtaTAATACAATCCCCACTGCTGCACACAAAAgcataattacattgaaactcCAACTTAGGGTACATGTCATTTCTTCCTAAatgatgggttctggagatggGCTACCACTACTAGCTTAAGGGCCTAAGGGTCTGGCCTGGTCTTGGTCATAGGGATAGCACAGAGGTCATTCAGGTTATTAGCTCCCTCTGGTCCTGTTTGTGGAAGGTTGGGGGGAACCTCTGGCAACTGGGTCATTTAGATTAGATTCCAGTCTTGGCTATAGGAGCTTGATATGGCCTGGCCCAACAGATGACACAGACAATTAGGCTATTCATCACTTCCAGTTCCCAGATTTCTGAATGAAAGCAGGTTTTATACCCTTCCCACTAGAAAGACAGTCCTGTgtgcttaacattcctggtttctctggagatcttGGAGCAAGATACTTCATGCTATGCCTCCAAcaagatgttttatttattttgtgagtctAGTGAGCAACACAGGTCTCCCCCTATGCTCTATGATCTGCAGATGCTGCTGATGGCAGGATCTTCATTGGTGTGCTTTCTAAAGAGATGTTAGGACCTCTGAGAAGGTTTGTTCTGAAAACATCTAAAGATCAAAGCACACTTGAGAACTCTCACTTGGGATTCTTGAGTGATAGAAACtattgatgtggaatgtccttccttatatgtgttgcttttattggataatgaataaagctgctttggcctatgacagggcagaatatagccagactggaagagagagagagagtaggtggagtcaaggagatgccatgtagctgctaaaagAGAAAGACTcctgccagtaggccacaaccttgtgaaAATACATAGATttatagaaatgagttaatttaagatgtaagagttagttaataagaagcctgagttaataggccaagcagtgttgtaattaatatagtttctgtgtgattatttgggtctgggtaacaGACGAGCATTCTCTGCTTACAAACAATGTGTTGCTTTCCAGACCAGCTCTTCGCTAACTTGGACAGGTTCCCAAACCTGAAGGAACTGTCAGTGAGTCTAACTGGCAAACCAGATGTGCTTTCAGTCATCCCTGGAGATTTCCCAAACCTCCACCACATGGAGAAGTTATGCATCCAAACTTCTGCAGAGTCTGACATCTCCAAACTGGGTAAGGATGGTGCCTGGTTCTCCCAGGTCGTGTTTCAGTTGGAAAAACTACTTAGCTAATAATTGTTAGAATCATTAAATCATAATTagttgggatggagagatggcactGTGGGTAAGATCACTAATTGCTCTTCTTACCTGATTCAATTCCtgtcacccacatggcagcttaaacCTGCTTGTGATTCCAGTTTCAGtgcttctgacaccctcagatAGACAGAAATACctgcaaaacaccaataaacattaaataaaaaaataaattattaaaaaataactaGATCATCATTAGTTAAAACATCTGTGGGCCTGACAGCATGAACCACGTCCTTAGGAAGGTGTAGGAACAGCGAGCGCTCTTCCTCATGAAGAGGGCAGACATTCATTTGTAATCCTGAGTTCTTGACATGACTGTGACTGCCCTGAGCTCTTCACAAATGCTAACTCACTCTTCATCCCCTTGTGAAAGGAAGCACAATGATTATTGCTGGTTTTCAACTGGGAAATTGAGGTCAGCGACTGTTCAGGTTTGtccagctgagaaaatgcttcctcaAAGGAGAAGATTTGAGTTCACATCCTGAGCTTTAAACTCCCAACACACTTCCTCTTCGTGGCAGTTTGTGgggttcttttcttttgctgttgttttagtgGCACTTACAGATCTGCCTGCTGAGGAGAAGGAAATCTGAACTGTGGCCACCTGGaccttttctccatttccctgCATCCCAGCCTCCTGTTGGTGGGCAGCTGTGCAGCCATCTTTCTAGAACATGGCATTTAGCAAATGACTCAGGCACCATCAGATCCTTAATTTAGTAAACTCTGTTCACTGAACACTAAAGAAATATAAACCTGGAGCTGACAAGCAGGTCAATAGCGATTGAGGTGGAGcttggtgactcatgcctgtcatcacagcacttgggaggctgctgCAGGACTGTCAGAACTTCAGTGACAGCCTAGCCATGTGGTGATTTCCAGGCCAACATGacccacagaaacaaaaccaaccaagtaaccaaaaaaaaaaaaaaaaaaaaaaaaaaaaaatctgtccaacAAGTTGGGTCAGtggatgcttgctgccaagtccaaTTAGAAGTGGGGTTTCTGGGATCCCTTAGCAAAAGGATAGAAGAGCTTtctcccaaagttgtcctctggcaaCTGCTTGTGGGTTACGGCACTTTTGTGTCTTtccgtgcatgcatgcatgcgcatacacacacaccaaattattacattgaaaaatatttttaaattgtgcttcAGAGTACTCTGTTCAGAATTCCTGCTGTGTCAGGGCAGTGTGCAAACACAGAGACATTGGGGTGCTAATGCTGAAGGTGAAATGTGGAGAAGAGAAAACTGATCCAGAGAGGGCCAGGAACTTGCCCAGGTCATCTGCTCTCTAGTCAGCTGCAGAAGCTGAGCACACGCCCACCGTGGCCTGAGCACTGGATCACTGCGTCACTGCCTGTTTAATTGGTGTGGCTGGGATTATAGATTGAGAGGCCAGTTTGGATAGGAATTTGTATCCTTCTCTAATTTCTGAAACTCCTTCATCTTTTCCAGTTAAATTGATTCAGAACTCTCCAAATCTTCATGTTTTCCGTCTGAAAGATACTTTCTTTTCGGATTTTGAGTCTCTCATGACTGCACTTGCTTCCTGCAAGAAACTCAGAGAGATTGAGTTTTCTGGACAATGCTTTCAAACCATGCCATTTGGTAAGAACTATACAGTGCTGACTTCAGATACTCCTGTGTACAAAGTCATTAAATACTCTAGAGTTCAGATGCAACTGATGTCACAGAAACTGTGACAGCACTGACTTCAGTGAGGCTTTCCAGCAGTGAAGTGATCTGTGTCTACAATGTAAACATTCCCTGTGCCTAGTCGTAGTAATTCAATCGGAATATCATATCACCTTCATCACTTTGAGATACTCTTATTTccacagtgttcct contains:
- the Naip gene encoding baculoviral IAP repeat-containing protein 1 encodes the protein MATQGEAFEERICEFDDDSASELSALLGVDTLQVLKRQQEEDHKLRMKMKKGFNPQMRSEAKRLKTFVTYDTFRSWTPQEMAAAGFYHTGVKLGVQCFCCSLILFCTRLRNLPIESHKRLRPECAFLLDKDVGNIGKYDIRVKSPEKLRGSKARYQEEEARLESFENWPFYAHGTSPRVLSAAGFVFTGKRDTVQCFSCAGCLGNWEEGDDPWKEHAKWFPKCEFLRSKKSSEEIAQYIKSYEGFVHVTGEHFLNSWVRRELPMVSAYCNDSVFANEELRLDTFKDWPHTSPVAVEALARAGLFYTGKKDTVRCFSCEGCMCNWKEGDDPLEDHTKFFPNCVFLQNLKSSAEVSPALQSHCGLPEAMDSTGKSNHEDPVAVPSTMADLAFREAQWLQEAKNLSERLRGAYTKATFRHMDLPEVCSSLGTDHLLGCDLSIVSKHISRPVQEAMMLPEVFTNLSSVMCVEGETGSGKTTFLKKTAFLWASGCCPLLNRFQLVFYISLRSTRPDQGLADIIGAQLLEAGGCISEVCLSSSIQQLRHQVLFLLDDYRGMDSLPQAIQTLITKNYLSRTCLLIAVHTNKARAIRPYLDTILEIQEFPFYNTVSVLRKFFSHNIIRVRKFINYFGKNVDLQGIHKTPLFVAAVCADWFQNPSHQSFHDVAVFKSYMKYLSLQHKATPEPLKATVSSCGQLALRGLFSSCFEFSSEDLTEAGVDEDEDLTTCLMSKFTAQRLSPVYRFLSPLFQEFLAAMRLTELLSSERKEDQDLGLDYLRQINSPLKAMGVYNNFLQYVSSHPSSKAAPMVVSHLLQLVDGKESLENMSEDEDCGKLHPETSERMQLIRGLWKLFPESFFSFISEHLLSVALNFAYESKAVATCSPFILQFLRGRTLSLNCLNFQYFRDYPESLLLLNSIKVSISGNSRVKAIDFSLMEKCFAKVQPPTIDEDYASAFQPVSECEKNLAEKEEIIKNYVDIQHQAPPNIGAGYWKLSPKRYKIPRLEAAVANMGPADQALLRVLMEVFSASQNVELLLNHSSGFLESIRPALELHKSSVTKCSMCGLELSAAEQELLLTLPALQSLEVSGTNQLPDQLFANLDRFPNLKELSVSLTGKPDVLSVIPGDFPNLHHMEKLCIQTSAESDISKLVKLIQNSPNLHVFRLKDTFFSDFESLMTALASCKKLREIEFSGQCFQTMPFVTILPKFVSLKILDLKRQQFPDKETSEKFAQALGSLRNLEELLLPTGDGIQQVARLIVRQCLQLQRLRVLYFVKTLDDDSVMEIAKGATSRGLQKLENLDLSMNHKITEEGYRNFFQVLDNLPNLQNLDISRHLPERIQVQATTVKALSQCVSRLPSLTRLGMLSWLLDKEDLRVINAVKERHPQSKRLIVHWRWVVPFSPVIQK